The Deltaproteobacteria bacterium genome includes a region encoding these proteins:
- a CDS encoding four helix bundle protein: MKSSIVGNKSYQFALNIIALSRRLREQRDFEIAGQIIRSGTSIGANVEEALAGISRADFTAKMAIASKEARETHYWLRLLRDSEIVSIELLAPLLNDVDELIRMLTAIVKTAQSQRAKTKN, translated from the coding sequence ATGAAGTCCAGTATTGTCGGCAATAAGAGTTATCAGTTCGCATTGAATATTATCGCTTTGTCGCGGCGACTGCGCGAGCAACGAGACTTCGAAATAGCCGGGCAAATCATTCGCTCTGGAACGAGCATCGGCGCCAATGTTGAAGAGGCCCTGGCGGGCATCAGCCGCGCGGACTTTACTGCCAAGATGGCGATCGCATCCAAGGAGGCGAGGGAAACTCATTACTGGCTCCGCCTGTTGCGCGATTCTGAGATTGTGTCCATCGAGTTGCTAGCGCCGCTATTGAACGATGTTGACGAACTCATTCGTATGCTCACGGCGATCGTAAAGACCGCCCAATCCCAACGAGCGAAAACTAAAAACTAA
- a CDS encoding uracil-DNA glycosylase has protein sequence MPTLQSINKQIVSCKKCSRLVRWRESCASNPPRRYVGQEYWAKPLASFGDPKARLLVIGLAPAAHGGNRTGRMFTGDRSGDWLYGALHAAGFANQANSDHRDDGLKLNDCYITAPIHCAPPLNKPNLIEFKRCRPYLVEELILMQRQLAAVIVLGKIAFDAFFSAYRESGAEMPKAKPKFGHGVCAQLPGGPLLICSYHPSQQNTFTGKLTRPMFQSIFTQARAALSA, from the coding sequence ATGCCCACTCTCCAATCCATCAACAAGCAAATCGTGTCCTGCAAAAAGTGCTCCCGTTTGGTGCGCTGGCGCGAGTCTTGCGCTTCGAATCCGCCGCGCCGCTATGTCGGCCAGGAATATTGGGCAAAGCCATTGGCGAGTTTCGGCGATCCCAAGGCGCGCTTGTTGGTCATCGGCTTGGCGCCGGCGGCGCATGGCGGCAATCGCACTGGGCGGATGTTCACCGGTGATCGCAGCGGCGATTGGCTTTATGGTGCGCTACACGCCGCCGGCTTCGCCAATCAGGCCAATTCGGATCATCGCGACGACGGGCTCAAGCTAAATGACTGCTACATCACCGCGCCGATTCATTGCGCGCCGCCGCTCAACAAGCCGAACCTGATCGAGTTCAAACGTTGTCGGCCGTATCTCGTCGAAGAATTGATCTTGATGCAGCGGCAACTTGCGGCGGTGATTGTACTTGGCAAAATCGCCTTCGATGCGTTTTTCTCCGCCTATCGCGAGTCCGGCGCCGAGATGCCCAAAGCGAAACCGAAATTCGGCCACGGCGTTTGCGCGCAATTGCCCGGCGGGCCGCTGCTGATTTGCTCCTACCATCCGAGCCAGCAGAATACGTTTACCGGAAAACTTACCCGGCCGATGTTTCAAAGCATCTTCACCCAGGCTCGTGCGGCGCTTTCGGCGTAA
- a CDS encoding (2Fe-2S) ferredoxin domain-containing protein yields MIERQQPYMRQLHVCINDRRGESKSCGYDGSEEVVEELRKVTKERNLKGKVRVVRSGCLDVCAFGPNMMIWPEGHWFMKVTKEDVPQIVEQYLTLEEADKVKEIAAAK; encoded by the coding sequence ATGATCGAAAGACAGCAGCCCTATATGCGCCAACTTCACGTTTGCATCAACGACCGCAGAGGCGAGAGCAAGTCGTGCGGCTACGACGGCTCTGAGGAAGTGGTCGAAGAGCTGCGCAAAGTCACCAAAGAACGCAACCTCAAAGGCAAAGTCCGGGTCGTGCGCAGTGGCTGCTTGGATGTCTGCGCCTTCGGCCCCAACATGATGATCTGGCCCGAAGGTCATTGGTTCATGAAGGTGACCAAAGAAGACGTGCCGCAAATCGTTGAACAATACTTGACCCTCGAAGAGGCGGACAAAGTTAAAGAAATCGCGGCGGCAAAGTAA